One part of the Sorangiineae bacterium MSr11954 genome encodes these proteins:
- a CDS encoding secondary thiamine-phosphate synthase enzyme YjbQ, which produces MKIHNDVIEVRTKGRGFYDVTREVARVVGAAGVGQGLCTVFVQHTSASLVIQENADPAVLRDLEKWMSRLAPESDTYEHDDEGPDDMPAHLRGAITRTSESIPVIDGRLCFGTWQALYVWEHRRHPHTRRLAVSVIGQ; this is translated from the coding sequence ATGAAGATTCATAACGACGTTATCGAGGTACGAACGAAGGGGCGGGGCTTTTACGATGTGACGCGCGAGGTCGCTCGAGTGGTCGGTGCCGCTGGGGTTGGGCAGGGCCTCTGCACGGTGTTCGTTCAACACACGAGCGCGTCGCTGGTGATTCAAGAAAATGCGGACCCCGCGGTGCTGCGCGACCTCGAAAAATGGATGTCGCGGTTGGCGCCCGAGTCTGACACCTACGAACACGACGACGAAGGCCCCGACGACATGCCCGCCCACTTGCGCGGCGCCATCACGCGAACGAGCGAATCCATCCCCGTCATCGACGGGCGACTCTGTTTCGGCACGTGGCAGGCCCTCTACGTCTGGGAACACCGCCGCCACCCGCACACGCGCCGCCTCGCCGTCTCCGTCATCGGGCAGTAG